CAGCTTCGACCGAGTGCGCGCGATCGGCTCCCATGCGGCGGTGCGAGCCGTCGTGCAGCACGATGACGTCGCCGCCGCGCACCTGCCGGCGGATGTGGCGTTCGACGCTGTCGGCGGTGGTGCCGTACCAGTCATAGCCCAGCACGCTCCAGGTCACCGTGGCCAGGCCGAGCGAGCGCGCCGTGGTGACCACGTCCGGCCGCTTCAATCCGTACGGAGGACGGAACACGGTAGCGCGCCAACCGGCCGCCTGCTCGATCGCCTTCTGGCAGCCTGCCAGCTCGTGCGCCACGCGCGCGGAAGGAAGGAAGGCCAGCCGCGGGTGGGTCTGGGTATGGTTGCCGATGGCGTGGCCGGCGCCGAGGATTTCCCGCACGATGTCCGGCCGCT
This genomic stretch from Terriglobales bacterium harbors:
- a CDS encoding polysaccharide deacetylase family protein, coding for MLEALAGAGVSAAAMFGLYASLAPRTRLCGPVFYGNGRGSRQLALTFDDGPNDPHTLRLLEVLARENVRATFFLIGMHVEKRPDIVREILGAGHAIGNHTQTHPRLAFLPSARVAHELAGCQKAIEQAAGWRATVFRPPYGLKRPDVVTTARSLGLATVTWSVLGYDWYGTTADSVERHIRRQVRGGDVIVLHDGSHRRMGADRAHSVEAARRIVPHYKSQGFEFVTVPEMMAGSASNSS